The stretch of DNA ATAGCCTTCAATCTGTTCGCGCGGGATGAAATGAACCAGTTCCCCGTCCTGCATCAAAGCAATCGATGGGGAGGATGGCGGCTGATCCGTGAAGTATTCGCGCATTTTTTCGGTCGCTTCCTTGTCCTGCCCGGCAAAAACCGTCACAAGATGCTCAGGTTTTTTCTCGTTTTTCAGAGATTCCCTTACGGCAGGCCGGGCAAGCCCTGCTGCACATCCGCAAACAGAATTGA from Terribacillus sp. FSL K6-0262 encodes:
- a CDS encoding BrxA/BrxB family bacilliredoxin, whose translation is MNAYEEYMRGIVQPMRDELTQAGFQELTDAEQVENYVNQAKGSTLVVVNSVCGCAAGLARPAVRESLKNEKKPEHLVTVFAGQDKEATEKMREYFTDQPPSSPSIALMQDGELVHFIPREQIEGYDVEEIVENLTTAYDNHL